The Oncorhynchus tshawytscha isolate Ot180627B linkage group LG05, Otsh_v2.0, whole genome shotgun sequence genome includes a window with the following:
- the rpp21 gene encoding ribonuclease P protein subunit p21, whose translation MATNLKDKEAYQRLNFLYQAAHCVLSQTPENVELARFYCFTQKTIAKRLVLRQDPSVKRTLCKKCCSLLVPGVTATARQRRIKYRNRMTVLQCLSCGQSKRFLNNPKHRLWVDQSEAQLENQSQPEQGHSTKELQKEKADGPVSQKSSTGPSSTRHQVSPSKP comes from the exons ATGGCAACAAACTTGAAAGACAAGGAAGCCTATCAAAGACTAAACTTTCTATATCAG GCTGCACACTGTGTTTTGTCTCAAACCCCTGAGAATGTGGAATTGGCTCGTTTTTACTGCTTCACTCAGAAGACCATTGCCAAACGTTTGGTGCTGAGACA AGACCCTTCAGTGAAAAGAACATTATGTAAGAAGTGCTGCTCTTTGCTGGTCCCAGGAGTAACTGCCACAGCCAGACAGAGAA GGATTAAGTACAGAAACCGCATGACTGTGCTGCAGTGTCTCAGCTGTGGACAGAGCAAGCGGTTCCTTAACAATCCGAAGCATCGCCTGTGGGTGGACCAGTCTGAGGCCCAGCTGGAGAACCAATCACAGCCAG AACAAGGTCACTCCACTAAAGAGTTGCAGAAGGAGAAAGCTGATGGACCCGTATCTCAGAAATCCTCTACAGGGCCTTCCTCTACCCGGCACCAGGTGTCTCCATCAAAGCCCTAA